A window from Gasterosteus aculeatus chromosome 14, fGasAcu3.hap1.1, whole genome shotgun sequence encodes these proteins:
- the rpl17 gene encoding large ribosomal subunit protein uL22 — translation MVRYSLDPENPTKSCKSRGSNLRVHFKNTRETAQAIKGMHIRKANKYLRDVVVKHQCVPFRRYNGGVGRCAQAKQFGWTQGRWPKKSAEFLLHMLKNAESNAELKGLDVDSLVIEHIQVNKAPKMRRRTYRAHGRINPYMSSPCHIEMILTEKEQIVPKPEEEVAQKKKVSQKKLKKQKLMARE, via the exons ATGGTCCGCTACTCTCTGGACCCCGAGAACCCGACCAAGT CATGCAAGTCGAGGGGATCGAACCTGCGAGTTCACTTCAAG AACACCCGTGAGACGGCCCAGGCCATCAAAGGGATGCACATCCGCAAGGCCAACAAGTACCTGCGGGACGTCGTCGTGAAGCACCAGTGCGTCCCCTTCCGCCGCTACAACGGCGGCGTGGGCCGCTGCGCTCAG GCCAAACAGTTCGGGTGGACTCAGGGACGGTGGCCCAAGAAGAGCGCCGAGTTCCTCCTCCACATGCTGAAGAACGCCGAGAGCAACGCAGAGCTGAAG GGTCTGGACGTAGACTCCCTGGTCATCGAGCACATCCAGGTGAACAAGGCGCCTAAGATGAGGCGGCGCACGTACCGCGCTCACGGGCGCATCAACCCGTACATGAGCTCCCCGTGTCACATCGAGATGATCCTCACGGAGAAGGAGCAGATCGTCCCcaagccggaggaggaggtggcccagaagaagaag GTTTctcagaagaagctgaagaagcagAAGCTGATGGCCCGCGAGTAA